Within bacterium, the genomic segment AAGAGGAGGCCAAAGGAGGATTCCTTAGCTGTTCGCCCGATAAAAATGTCAACCATGCGATCCTGCTGGTGGGGTGGGATGACGCGCAGGGGGCATGGATCCTGCGCAACAGCTGGAGCACCGGCTGGGGGGAGGCGGGTTACATGCGGATTAAATACGGCATCAGCAAAGTGGGTTTTGCAGCGGCCAGCGTCTATTGAACCGGGAAGGCAAAAGCTCCGCAGGACGGAACATCCGTTGCAAGGGTATCGGGAATGGGCTCAATGGAGCCCATTCCTTTCTCCAGCGGTGAGATCAGTGCAGTTCGTGGATCCGCACCTCGATCTTTTCCCCCCGCAGCAAATCGGTCAGCTTTCGGGTGTCGGTATCCCCGTAATGGTAGGGATAGAGGATGTGCGGTTGGAAGGCCCTAGCCGCATCCGCCACCATTTCCGGCGTCATCGTGTAGGGCAGGTTCATCGGCAGGAAGGCGACATCGATGCTCTTGAGTCCCTTCATTTCCGGAGTATTCTCCGTGTCGCCGGCGATGTAGATGCTTTTGCCGCCGAAGCGGAGGATGTAGCCATTGCCCTCGCCCTTGGGATGGAAGGGCTGCTGGTCCGGACGCTTGTGGAGAATATTATACGCCGGCACCGCCTCGATCTCGAGATCACCGACGGGGATTTTCTCGCCATTGCGCAAAAAGGTCGCAGTGGGGGCCTTTTCGCGGCAAACCGGCGCGGCGATGATCTGCGTCGCGGGCTGGGAGATCTGGCGGATCGCTTTGGGATCGAGATGGTCGTAATGGGCATGGGTGACCAGGATCAGGTCCGCCTTGGGCAGGCTGCTGTAGTCGCCAAATTCCGAGACCGGATCGATGTACGTCACCAGCGGGCCGAACTGGATCATCAGGCTGCCGTGACCGATGAAGGAGAGGACGACGGGGCCCTTTGCCGTCGCCAGAGTATCACTTTTAGACATGGCGTGGCTCCCGGCTGAAGTGAGAAGCAAGACAAGAAAGATGATAATTGCGCTCTGTTTCATCGACGCCTCTGCATGGTTTAAACGATTTTCCCCGCAATTCTATCCTTAATCTATCGCTTTAGCCGGAAAAAAGCAATGCCATTTTAGTGACCGCCGGGATGGCCTTTCAGCGGAGGCGGACGAGGCGGAGGGCAGGGGAGAGGGTGCCGCCGCGGCGGAGCCGGCCGAAGTAGATGCCGGAGGCCAGTGGTTCTCCATTCCGGTCGCGTCCATCCCATTGCAGGCGCTGACGGCCGCTCGGCGTGGCCCAGGAGCGCACGACGCGGCCGCGCAGGTCCAGGATTTCGAGGATGGCCGGTTCCGGCGTTTGCCATTCGAAGATGGTATCGGGAATAAAGGGATTGGGCCAGGCGGCCAGCGTGGCGGGCACCACTGCCGCACCGGTGGGGGCGTATTCCCGGCCGATCTCGACCGGCAGCGTCTGATCGAAGACGCTGTTGGCAGCACCCGGTGTGCCGTTGATGGGCATCCCCTTGGCATCGATGCCGTTGCGCGTCAGGGTGTCGTTGGCGGCCCAGCTGGAGGGGAGCCTGCCGTCAAGCCCGGGATGTTTTTTCTCCATGCTGGTTTTGGGACTGTTGCTGCCGGCAAACCAGCCGCTCGAATCGCAGCGCACTTGATCGATCAGCAGTGCATCGACGTTGCTCAGGATCAGCCATTCGCCGCTGTTCTTGAGGTCACCGGTGAAAAGTTGATCGGCGGGCCGGTCGCTGATGGTCTGGTCGTCGGTCCGCTCCAGTACATAAAAGCCGCCAGGCGGGATGATGCCGGTGAGCGGGATCGACGGGGTACCGTCGGCCGCGGTCAGGTGCCACCCCTGGAGGTCGATTGCGGTTTGGGTGGGATTGTAGAGTTCGATCCACTCATCACTGGCACTGGCCTGGGTCCCCATCCAGGCGATTTCGTTGATGACCACCGATTGCGCCAGCAACCAGGCGGGTGCAACCATGGCCAGAAAAAGATGTCCAACCGGAATCCGCATACTTCAATTTCCCTATCCTGCAAGAGAAAATCAAGGGACAAAATCGCCACTCCGCTGGAAGGGTGCCGCAGACCTTCCGAGGTTCCGAGCTGCCCCGTTCAACCGCTGTAGAAAAAGAGTGGTTTTTTTGCTCAAATTCCCCTATTTTAAGGGCGCTGGTGACATCCAACCCTGAGAGCGGCATGAGCTATCCTATCCGGCCGAAAAAGAGTCTCGGTCAGAATTTTCTGGTCGATGGCAACGTCCTGCGCAATATCGCCGACGCGCTGGCGCTCGGGCCTGGGGATACGGTGCTGGAAATCGGACCGGGTACCGGCCTGCTCACGGAGTTGCTGCAGCCGCGCGTGGGGCAGCTACTGGCGGTCGAAATCGACCGCCAGCTGGCAGCGATGCTGCGGGTGAAATTTTTCAGCGCCGCCAATTTCCGGCTGGTGGAGGGGGACATCCTCAAGATGACGCCGATGGCGCTTGCCGAAGAGCGTCCCCTGCGCGTGGTGGGCAACATTCCGTACTATATCACCTCGCAGATTATTTTTCACTTTTTTGACCACCGCCGCAACCTCATCGATATGGCGCTGTTGATGCAGCGCGAAGTGGCCGAACGCATCGTCGCCAGGGTCGGCGATCCCGATTATGGCATTCTCTCGGTCTTCAGCCGCACCTTCGCTGATGCGGAGATTCTCCTGCAGGTGCCGCGGACTGTCTTCAAACCGCGCCCCAAGATCGATTCCGCCCTGGTGCGCTGGCGCTTCACCGATCGTCATACGCGGGGACTGAACGACGAAGCCCTTTTCCGCCGCCTGGTGCGGACGGCTTTCGGCCAGCGCCGTAAAATGCTGCGCAAATCCCTGCGCGACAGATTCGATCTCGAAAGGCTGGCCCTTTTCGATCTTACGCGCCGCCCCGAAGAGCTGGAGGTGGGCGACTGGATCGCCATGGCCAACGCCCTTGCCGCTCCGCCGGCGGGCGCGCCTTGAGGAGAGCTTCATGCCTCTGAACAAGACCGAAGCGATTGTGCTGCACGCGCGCAAACAGGGAGAGACCAGCAAGATCCTCTCACTCTACACCCTGCACCACGGCCGCCAAAGCGTGATGGCCAAGGGGGCGCGCAGCCTGAAATCGCGGTACAGCGGTGTGCTCGAGCCGCTGACCCATATTCAGATGGTATTCTATCATTATGAAAACCGCGATCTGCACTATCTTAGTCAGGCGGAAGCGGTCCATCCCTTCCCCCGGATCCATGGCGAGCTCGGCCGGATGGCCCTGGCGTCGATCCCCTGCGAGATCTGTGAGCGGAACGAAGCGGTGGGCCATGCCAATCCGGCCCTCTTCAGCCTCCTGCTGGAGAGCCTGCTGCTGCTGGACACGGCGGAGAACGGTCAGCGTCAGATTGTCCGCGCCTTCATGCTCCACTATCTCGATCTCTCCGGTTTCCGCGGGGAGTACCGCCTCTGCCTGGGCTGCCGCGAGGAAAAACTGCGCGATCGGCAGTTTTTTGATTACAGCAGCGGCGGCTACCGTTGCAGCGCCTGCGAGGGCATGGCAGGCGAGGGACAACC encodes:
- a CDS encoding MBL fold metallo-hydrolase is translated as MSKSDTLATAKGPVVLSFIGHGSLMIQFGPLVTYIDPVSEFGDYSSLPKADLILVTHAHYDHLDPKAIRQISQPATQIIAAPVCREKAPTATFLRNGEKIPVGDLEIEAVPAYNILHKRPDQQPFHPKGEGNGYILRFGGKSIYIAGDTENTPEMKGLKSIDVAFLPMNLPYTMTPEMVADAARAFQPHILYPYHYGDTDTRKLTDLLRGEKIEVRIHELH
- a CDS encoding lamin tail domain-containing protein: MRIPVGHLFLAMVAPAWLLAQSVVINEIAWMGTQASASDEWIELYNPTQTAIDLQGWHLTAADGTPSIPLTGIIPPGGFYVLERTDDQTISDRPADQLFTGDLKNSGEWLILSNVDALLIDQVRCDSSGWFAGSNSPKTSMEKKHPGLDGRLPSSWAANDTLTRNGIDAKGMPINGTPGAANSVFDQTLPVEIGREYAPTGAAVVPATLAAWPNPFIPDTIFEWQTPEPAILEILDLRGRVVRSWATPSGRQRLQWDGRDRNGEPLASGIYFGRLRRGGTLSPALRLVRLR
- the rsmA gene encoding 16S rRNA (adenine(1518)-N(6)/adenine(1519)-N(6))-dimethyltransferase RsmA encodes the protein MSYPIRPKKSLGQNFLVDGNVLRNIADALALGPGDTVLEIGPGTGLLTELLQPRVGQLLAVEIDRQLAAMLRVKFFSAANFRLVEGDILKMTPMALAEERPLRVVGNIPYYITSQIIFHFFDHRRNLIDMALLMQREVAERIVARVGDPDYGILSVFSRTFADAEILLQVPRTVFKPRPKIDSALVRWRFTDRHTRGLNDEALFRRLVRTAFGQRRKMLRKSLRDRFDLERLALFDLTRRPEELEVGDWIAMANALAAPPAGAP
- the recO gene encoding DNA repair protein RecO, with the translated sequence MPLNKTEAIVLHARKQGETSKILSLYTLHHGRQSVMAKGARSLKSRYSGVLEPLTHIQMVFYHYENRDLHYLSQAEAVHPFPRIHGELGRMALASIPCEICERNEAVGHANPALFSLLLESLLLLDTAENGQRQIVRAFMLHYLDLSGFRGEYRLCLGCREEKLRDRQFFDYSSGGYRCSACEGMAGEGQPISKRALQALHYLGHARLDQSINLRSDPELGRELDQFLLANLRWHLEPLRLLRSIAYLEQLQSHLQQTQEEEQGKTYGQPDPQYPG